The Microbulbifer hydrolyticus genome has a segment encoding these proteins:
- the ettA gene encoding energy-dependent translational throttle protein EttA gives MAEYVYTMNRVGKVVPPKREILKDISLSFFPGAKIGVLGLNGAGKSTLLRIMAGVDQDYNGEARAMPGIKVGYLPQEPQLDPAKNVRGNVEDGMREAIDALAGLEQVYADYAEPDADFDALAKKQQQYEDVIQAWDAHNLEHRLEVAADALRLPPWDADVNNLSGGEKRRVALCRLLLSRPDMLLLDEPTNHLDAESVFWLERFLHDFDGTVVAITHDRYFLDNVAGWILELDRGHGIPWEGNYTTWLEQKEKRLEQEQKGEQARAKAMQKELEWARQNPKGRQSKSKARLSRLEEMQSQEFQARNETNEIYIPPGERLGDNVIELNHVSKAFGDRVLIDDLSFRVPKGAIVGIVGGNGAGKSTLFRMINGKEQPDSGEIKIGETVKIASVDQSRENLDDNKTVWECISDGHDMLKINNYEVGSRNYIGRFNFKGSDQQKRVGELSGGERGRLHLAYTLKQGANVLLLDEPSNDLDIETLRALEEALLSFPGCAMVISHDRWFLDRVATHILAYEGDSNVVFFEGNYTEYHEDFVKRNGENATPHRMQYKKIKT, from the coding sequence ATGGCTGAATACGTATACACAATGAACCGCGTGGGCAAGGTTGTTCCGCCCAAGCGTGAGATCCTGAAAGATATCTCCCTGTCCTTCTTTCCCGGCGCCAAAATCGGCGTACTGGGCCTGAACGGCGCCGGTAAGTCCACCCTGCTGCGCATCATGGCCGGGGTCGACCAAGACTATAACGGCGAAGCTCGCGCCATGCCGGGTATCAAGGTCGGCTACCTGCCGCAGGAGCCGCAGCTGGATCCGGCCAAGAATGTACGTGGCAACGTGGAAGACGGCATGCGTGAGGCCATCGACGCCCTCGCCGGCCTCGAACAGGTCTATGCCGACTACGCCGAGCCCGATGCCGACTTCGACGCGCTGGCGAAGAAACAGCAGCAGTATGAAGACGTGATCCAGGCCTGGGATGCCCACAACCTGGAGCACCGTCTCGAAGTGGCCGCCGACGCCCTGCGCCTGCCGCCGTGGGACGCCGACGTGAACAACCTCTCCGGTGGTGAGAAGCGCCGTGTGGCCCTGTGCCGCCTGCTGCTGTCCCGCCCGGATATGCTGCTGCTGGACGAACCCACCAACCACCTGGACGCTGAATCCGTATTCTGGCTCGAACGCTTCCTGCACGACTTCGACGGCACCGTGGTCGCCATTACCCACGACCGCTACTTCCTCGACAATGTCGCCGGCTGGATTCTGGAACTGGACCGCGGCCACGGTATCCCCTGGGAAGGCAACTACACCACCTGGCTGGAACAGAAAGAGAAGCGCCTGGAGCAGGAGCAGAAGGGCGAGCAGGCCCGCGCCAAGGCCATGCAGAAAGAACTGGAATGGGCCCGCCAGAACCCCAAAGGCCGCCAGTCCAAGAGCAAGGCGCGCCTGTCCCGCCTGGAAGAAATGCAGTCCCAGGAATTCCAGGCCCGCAACGAGACCAACGAGATCTACATTCCGCCGGGTGAGCGCCTGGGCGACAACGTGATCGAGCTGAACCATGTGAGCAAGGCATTTGGCGATCGCGTACTGATCGACGACCTGTCCTTCCGGGTACCCAAGGGTGCCATCGTCGGCATCGTCGGTGGTAACGGCGCCGGTAAATCCACCCTGTTCCGCATGATCAACGGCAAGGAACAGCCGGACTCCGGCGAGATCAAGATTGGCGAGACCGTAAAGATCGCCAGCGTCGACCAGAGCCGTGAAAACCTCGACGACAACAAGACCGTGTGGGAATGTATTTCCGACGGTCACGACATGCTCAAGATCAACAACTACGAAGTGGGCTCGCGCAACTATATCGGCCGGTTCAACTTCAAGGGCAGTGATCAGCAGAAACGTGTGGGCGAGCTTTCCGGCGGTGAGCGCGGCCGCCTGCACCTGGCCTACACCCTGAAACAGGGCGCCAACGTGCTGCTGCTGGACGAACCATCCAACGACCTGGATATCGAAACCCTGCGCGCCCTGGAAGAAGCCCTGCTGAGCTTCCCCGGCTGCGCCATGGTGATCTCGCACGACCGCTGGTTCCTGGACCGGGTTGCGACACATATCCTGGCGTACGAAGGCGACAGTAATGTGGTGTTCTTCGAGGGCAACTACACCGAGTACCACGAGGATTTCGTGAAGCGCAATGGTGAAAATGCCACGCCGCACCGGATGCAGTACAAGAAGATCAAGACCTGA
- a CDS encoding enoyl-CoA hydratase/isomerase family protein encodes MTQESPLIVERQGPIGKLTLNLPKAHNALNLEMIDLMAAQLDEWEADDSIACIWIEGAGDKALCAGGDVVALHKASGSYTEQGAGQFVEDFFTREYRLDYRIHTYPKPVVVWGSGIVMGGGIGIMSGASHRIVTETTRMAMPEITIGLFPDVGGSWFLNRMPGRTGLFLGLTGAQFNGTDALYCGMADRLLPAAGKDDLLAGLAALALTDDANQNHVLVSKAIQSRELPAADQPAPNLRTHYDVIQELTDGATLPEVYATIANYSGDDKWLQRASATMLAGCPLTAWIVWEQLRRARHMSLADVLRMELALAVNMCNNGQVKEGVRALLIDKDRNPQWQPATLAEVSRDDVEGCFSMPWAQSPLADLK; translated from the coding sequence ATGACCCAGGAATCACCCCTTATCGTCGAACGTCAGGGCCCCATCGGCAAACTGACGCTCAATCTGCCCAAAGCCCACAACGCCCTCAACCTGGAAATGATCGACCTTATGGCCGCCCAGCTGGACGAATGGGAAGCAGACGACAGCATCGCCTGTATCTGGATCGAAGGCGCCGGCGACAAGGCCCTGTGTGCCGGTGGCGACGTCGTGGCGCTGCACAAAGCCTCGGGCAGCTACACAGAACAGGGCGCGGGTCAGTTTGTGGAAGACTTCTTCACCCGCGAATACCGTCTCGACTACCGCATCCACACCTACCCCAAGCCTGTCGTGGTGTGGGGCAGCGGTATTGTCATGGGCGGCGGTATCGGCATCATGAGCGGTGCCAGCCACCGCATCGTCACCGAAACCACCCGCATGGCCATGCCCGAAATCACCATTGGCCTGTTCCCGGATGTTGGGGGCAGCTGGTTCCTGAACCGCATGCCCGGCCGCACCGGGCTGTTCCTCGGCCTCACCGGAGCCCAGTTCAACGGCACCGATGCCCTTTACTGCGGCATGGCCGATCGCCTGCTACCCGCTGCGGGTAAAGATGACCTGCTGGCGGGACTGGCGGCGCTGGCACTTACCGACGATGCGAATCAGAACCACGTACTGGTCAGCAAGGCTATTCAGTCCCGCGAACTGCCCGCCGCGGATCAGCCAGCCCCCAACCTGCGCACCCATTACGACGTGATTCAGGAACTCACCGACGGCGCCACGCTGCCGGAGGTGTATGCAACGATCGCCAACTACAGCGGCGACGACAAATGGTTGCAACGCGCCTCTGCCACCATGCTGGCGGGATGTCCGCTCACGGCCTGGATTGTCTGGGAGCAGCTGCGTCGCGCCCGGCATATGTCGCTGGCGGATGTGCTGCGCATGGAGCTGGCCCTGGCCGTGAACATGTGCAACAACGGCCAGGTGAAAGAGGGCGTGCGTGCACTGCTGATCGACAAGGATCGCAACCCGCAGTGGCAGCCGGCAACCCTGGCTGAGGTTTCCAGAGATGACGTGGAAGGTTGTTTCTCAATGCCCTGGGCTCAAAGCCCGCTGGCCGACCTGAAATAG
- a CDS encoding alpha-amylase family glycosyl hydrolase, whose protein sequence is MRKVSSSALSGTGLTDVYSVTVSGDWRLKPYYFVVNGVVVRDPYGKMVEPDTDNNIVMDMSRTELPNGWSVRPVLNEREDAVIYEVHVRDFTIAPESGVSSDKRGKFLGMVESGSTYNDVSTGIDHLKELGVTHVQLLPVYDFNACADPADSTCYSWGYDPRNFNVPEERYCLTPTDYENRIREFKTMVDEFHKAGLRVVMDVVYNHTYSKSVFEPISTSYYTPTDLSGTGNSLGGTSEEIPPFFVPER, encoded by the coding sequence ATGCGCAAAGTCTCTTCCAGCGCGCTGTCAGGCACCGGCCTCACGGATGTCTACTCGGTAACCGTCAGCGGCGACTGGCGACTGAAGCCCTACTATTTTGTCGTCAACGGCGTGGTGGTACGGGACCCATACGGGAAGATGGTCGAGCCCGATACCGATAACAATATCGTAATGGATATGTCGCGTACCGAGCTACCCAATGGATGGTCGGTGCGCCCGGTTCTCAATGAGCGTGAGGACGCGGTCATTTACGAGGTACACGTGCGCGACTTCACCATCGCACCCGAGTCAGGTGTGAGCAGTGACAAGCGCGGCAAGTTCCTCGGTATGGTTGAAAGCGGCAGCACCTACAATGATGTATCGACCGGTATCGATCACCTCAAGGAACTGGGTGTTACCCATGTGCAGCTTTTGCCGGTGTACGACTTCAACGCCTGTGCCGACCCCGCTGACAGCACCTGTTACAGCTGGGGCTATGATCCGCGCAATTTCAATGTCCCGGAAGAGCGCTACTGCCTGACCCCTACGGACTATGAAAACCGGATACGCGAGTTCAAGACCATGGTGGACGAGTTCCACAAGGCGGGCCTGCGTGTGGTGATGGACGTGGTGTACAACCACACGTACTCCAAGTCGGTATTCGAGCCCATCTCCACCAGTTACTACACGCCGACCGATTTGTCCGGGACCGGCAACAGTTTGGGCGGTACCTCTGAAGAGATACCGCCCTTTTTTGTACCTGAACGATAA
- a CDS encoding enoyl-CoA hydratase/isomerase family protein, translating into MPQESPLIVERQGPVGKLTLNLPKAHNALNLEMIDLMAAQLDEWEADDSIACIWIEGAGDKALCAGGDVVALHKASGSYTECGRLFLNALGSKPAGRPEIAGSLSFRYKKGRYLCRGTAQRATMQSIIRDRAP; encoded by the coding sequence ATGCCCCAGGAATCACCCCTTATCGTCGAACGTCAGGGCCCCGTCGGCAAACTGACGCTCAATCTGCCCAAAGCCCACAACGCCCTCAACCTGGAAATGATCGACCTTATGGCCGCCCAGCTGGACGAATGGGAAGCAGACGACAGCATCGCCTGTATCTGGATCGAAGGCGCCGGCGACAAGGCCCTGTGTGCCGGTGGCGACGTCGTGGCGCTGCACAAAGCCTCGGGCAGCTACACAGAATGTGGAAGGTTGTTTCTCAATGCCCTGGGCTCAAAGCCCGCTGGCCGACCTGAAATAGCCGGCAGTTTATCGTTCAGGTACAAAAAAGGGCGGTATCTCTGTAGAGGTACCGCCCAAAGGGCCACAATGCAGTCAATTATTCGCGATAGAGCACCGTAA
- the pulA gene encoding type I pullulanase, with the protein MKKTNCGSPSRLPVVAGLFLASLSYSASAEWYFRGTPNDWSAEQMTHQGGSVFRSCQTFASGDASGGPRFKVDRHGDWSENYPTADFSVEAGKTYTITFDSANYSISTTEVASCDSGYLANLPSLFFRGTANGWDASPMVLVADNTWQLQISLDGQADQRFKVDVFGDWSQNYGDTNGDGTLEQSGADIYTSANGDYLLTINDASLNYSLEPVECTESCGSRVEALGAVYSPTETTFSLWSPDHDNVQLVLDGQSHPMRKVSSSALSGTGLTDVYSVTVSGDWRLKPYYFVVNGVVVRDPYGKMVEPDTDNNIVMDMSRTELPNGWSVRPVLNEREDAVIYEVHVRDFTIAPESGVSSDKRGKFLGMVESGSTYNDVSTGIDHLKELGVTHVQLLPVYDFNACADPADSTCYSWGYDPRNFNVPEERYSLTPTDYENRIREFKTMVDEFHKAGLRVVMDVVYNHTYSKSVFEPISTSYYTPTDLSGTGNSIDANVPMVSRMIRDSLEYWVEEYNIDGFRFDLIGIFDYDEVEDWATHLNNKFPNRNLLVYGEPWNGFAADPRQPGRVRLGTIGRIHESHAGVFNPKFREAIKGQNDNGNCNPGDCFAFNSNPDSWRIEAGSRGGIRYAKDKDAVIDTWDPMFAMDPEQTINYVSAHDNLTLRDKVLQWADLNGVSRDSGYLRRIQMFANGIVLTSQGIPFLHGGVELMRDKQEDHNSYDSPDSINQYYWNWKVDNADVYNYYKDVIALRRAHPAFRLTSWDDIDQHMTSNRPRYGVVVNHINGAAVGDSWSEIIVIYNSADNYTYSLPAGEWKVAMEKSDPTAGNGRVVSGSVVAEGTAVTVLYRE; encoded by the coding sequence ATGAAAAAAACGAACTGTGGGAGCCCCTCCAGGCTTCCTGTTGTCGCCGGCCTGTTCCTGGCCAGCCTTTCCTACAGTGCATCGGCAGAATGGTATTTCCGCGGCACCCCCAACGACTGGTCTGCCGAACAGATGACCCACCAGGGGGGCAGCGTGTTCCGGTCCTGCCAGACATTTGCCAGTGGCGATGCCAGTGGCGGACCCCGCTTCAAGGTGGATCGACACGGCGACTGGAGCGAAAACTACCCAACGGCTGATTTTTCGGTTGAAGCAGGCAAGACCTACACAATCACCTTTGATAGCGCCAACTACAGTATTTCCACCACCGAGGTCGCAAGTTGCGACAGCGGTTACCTCGCCAATCTGCCTTCCCTGTTCTTCCGTGGCACAGCCAATGGCTGGGATGCCAGCCCCATGGTGCTGGTCGCAGACAACACCTGGCAGCTGCAGATCAGCCTGGACGGCCAGGCCGACCAGCGCTTCAAGGTCGATGTGTTTGGAGACTGGAGCCAGAACTACGGCGACACGAATGGTGATGGCACGCTCGAGCAGAGCGGTGCTGACATCTATACCAGCGCCAACGGCGATTACCTGCTCACGATCAATGATGCCAGCCTCAACTACTCACTGGAGCCGGTGGAGTGCACGGAGAGCTGCGGCAGCCGGGTGGAGGCGCTGGGTGCAGTGTATTCCCCCACGGAAACCACATTTTCCCTGTGGTCGCCCGACCACGATAACGTGCAGCTGGTGCTCGATGGGCAGAGCCACCCGATGCGCAAAGTCTCTTCCAGCGCGCTGTCAGGCACCGGCCTCACGGATGTCTACTCGGTAACCGTCAGCGGCGACTGGCGACTGAAGCCCTACTATTTTGTCGTCAACGGCGTGGTGGTACGGGACCCATACGGGAAGATGGTCGAGCCCGATACCGATAACAATATCGTAATGGATATGTCGCGTACCGAGCTACCCAATGGATGGTCGGTGCGCCCGGTTCTCAATGAGCGCGAGGACGCGGTCATTTACGAGGTACACGTGCGCGACTTCACCATCGCACCCGAGTCAGGTGTGAGCAGTGACAAGCGCGGCAAGTTCCTCGGTATGGTTGAAAGCGGCAGCACCTACAATGATGTATCGACCGGTATCGATCACCTCAAGGAACTGGGTGTTACCCATGTGCAGCTTTTGCCGGTGTACGACTTCAACGCCTGTGCCGACCCCGCTGACAGCACCTGTTACAGCTGGGGCTATGATCCGCGCAATTTCAATGTCCCGGAAGAGCGCTACTCCCTGACCCCTACGGACTATGAAAACCGGATACGCGAGTTCAAGACCATGGTGGACGAGTTCCACAAGGCGGGCCTGCGTGTGGTGATGGACGTGGTGTACAACCACACGTACTCCAAGTCGGTATTCGAGCCCATCTCCACCAGTTACTACACGCCGACCGATTTGTCCGGGACCGGCAACAGTATTGATGCCAACGTACCCATGGTCAGCCGCATGATCCGTGACTCTTTGGAGTACTGGGTCGAAGAGTACAATATCGATGGATTCCGCTTCGACCTGATCGGCATCTTCGACTATGACGAGGTTGAAGACTGGGCCACCCATCTGAACAACAAGTTCCCGAACAGAAACCTGCTGGTTTATGGCGAGCCCTGGAACGGCTTCGCCGCAGACCCGCGTCAGCCCGGGCGTGTACGCCTCGGCACCATCGGCCGTATTCACGAGTCCCACGCCGGTGTGTTCAACCCCAAATTTCGCGAGGCAATCAAGGGCCAGAATGATAATGGCAACTGCAATCCGGGGGATTGTTTTGCGTTTAACAGCAACCCCGATAGCTGGCGCATTGAAGCAGGTAGTCGCGGCGGTATCCGCTATGCCAAAGACAAGGACGCGGTAATAGATACCTGGGACCCGATGTTCGCCATGGACCCGGAGCAAACCATCAACTACGTATCTGCCCATGACAACCTCACCTTGCGCGACAAGGTCCTGCAGTGGGCAGACCTGAATGGTGTGAGCCGGGACAGCGGCTACCTGCGTCGCATCCAGATGTTCGCCAACGGTATCGTGCTGACGAGCCAGGGCATACCGTTCCTGCATGGCGGTGTGGAACTGATGCGCGACAAGCAGGAGGATCACAACAGCTACGACTCCCCGGATTCCATCAACCAGTATTACTGGAACTGGAAAGTCGACAACGCGGATGTCTACAACTACTACAAGGACGTGATTGCATTGCGTCGCGCCCACCCCGCTTTTCGCCTCACCAGCTGGGATGACATTGACCAGCACATGACCAGCAATCGACCGCGCTACGGGGTGGTAGTAAATCACATCAATGGTGCTGCGGTGGGCGACAGCTGGAGCGAGATCATCGTGATCTACAACAGCGCGGACAACTACACCTACAGCCTGCCGGCGGGCGAATGGAAAGTGGCAATGGAGAAATCCGATCCGACCGCGGGCAACGGGCGAGTGGTCAGCGGATCCGTGGTGGCCGAGGGCACCGCGGTTACGGTGCTCTATCGCGAATAA
- the mmsB gene encoding 3-hydroxyisobutyrate dehydrogenase — MESVAFIGLGNMGGPMAANLVEKGFTVTAFDLSAPVLESAVAAGCNKADSAHAAIEGADAVVSMLPSGEAVRSLYLGVHGLLQAMKPETLLIDCSTISANDARQVIAAASERGIAALDAPVSGGTAAAAAGTLSFMCGGSEEAIERARPVLGAMGANIFHAGPAGSGQVAKICNNMLLAIHMIGTAEALQLGVDNGLDPAVLSEIMRASSGGNWSLEKYNPYPGVMENVPASRDYQGGFSVALMLKDLGLAMDTAAGSASSTPLGALAKNLYQLHGGDPINKALDFSSIQNLFRRPAGD, encoded by the coding sequence ATGGAGAGCGTTGCATTTATCGGTCTCGGTAATATGGGTGGTCCAATGGCCGCGAACCTGGTTGAGAAGGGCTTTACCGTGACGGCGTTTGACCTGTCTGCACCAGTGCTGGAGAGCGCCGTCGCCGCCGGGTGTAACAAGGCCGACAGTGCGCACGCCGCAATCGAGGGTGCGGACGCGGTGGTTTCCATGCTGCCCAGCGGGGAGGCGGTGCGCTCCCTGTATCTGGGGGTGCACGGCTTGCTGCAGGCGATGAAACCGGAAACCCTGCTGATCGACTGTTCCACTATTTCCGCCAATGACGCCCGTCAGGTCATCGCCGCGGCCAGTGAGCGCGGAATTGCTGCGCTGGATGCGCCGGTGTCCGGTGGCACCGCCGCTGCGGCTGCGGGCACGCTCTCGTTTATGTGCGGTGGCTCGGAGGAGGCGATCGAGAGAGCGCGCCCTGTGCTTGGCGCCATGGGAGCGAATATCTTCCACGCCGGCCCGGCTGGCTCCGGCCAGGTGGCAAAGATCTGCAACAACATGCTGCTCGCGATCCATATGATCGGTACCGCCGAGGCGCTGCAGTTGGGGGTGGATAACGGGCTCGACCCCGCTGTGCTATCAGAGATCATGCGCGCCAGCTCCGGCGGCAACTGGTCGCTGGAAAAATACAATCCCTACCCGGGGGTGATGGAGAATGTACCCGCATCGCGGGATTACCAGGGCGGGTTTTCTGTGGCGCTGATGTTGAAGGACCTTGGCCTCGCCATGGACACCGCTGCTGGCAGTGCATCTTCAACGCCACTGGGCGCGCTGGCAAAAAACCTGTATCAGTTGCACGGTGGCGACCCCATCAACAAGGCGCTGGACTTCTCCTCTATCCAGAACCTGTTCCGCCGCCCGGCGGGGGACTGA
- the hemN gene encoding oxygen-independent coproporphyrinogen III oxidase, whose product MAVNPLDSAPLSESDSNTTANTRASSGELSSALLTRYAGPCPRYTSYPTADRFTDLSAGSATAAGADARKPWDALQDINTLSLYVHIPFCRSLCYFCACNKVITQQYGLASSYLDRVLTEAQWYREKVARVPVTQLHLGGGTPTYLNDGDLTRLVQGLGDIFDLNPGGDVEYSVEADPRVLEPETLDTLRGLGFNRLSMGIQDFNPEVQRAINRICSPEQVRGLTEAARERGFGSISYDLIYGLPGQDVASLERTIDTVVELAPDRIALYHYAHLPHRFKAQRLISSDLIPPPQAKIDMQLAATRRLTDAGYQFLGMDHFARPDDPLARATKDGRLARNFQGYTLMPADALVGLGASAISYSRDGYWQNHHGQKEYATAIGERGEAICRGWQLDTDDRVRQWVIMELMCHLRLDKREVERRLGSPFEDYFAQDLARLRPLVADGLVLESREDLVVSERGRWFLRNIAAAFDRHLHAGASAAQYSRVL is encoded by the coding sequence ATGGCCGTAAACCCCCTGGACAGCGCACCGCTCTCCGAGAGCGACTCCAATACCACCGCCAATACCCGGGCGTCGTCCGGGGAGTTATCTTCGGCCCTGCTCACGCGTTATGCGGGGCCCTGTCCACGCTATACGTCCTACCCGACGGCGGATCGCTTCACGGACCTGAGCGCCGGCAGTGCAACAGCCGCTGGTGCTGACGCGCGCAAGCCATGGGATGCGCTGCAAGATATCAACACCCTTTCACTGTATGTGCATATCCCGTTCTGCCGCTCGCTGTGCTATTTCTGCGCCTGTAACAAGGTCATAACCCAGCAGTACGGGCTGGCGTCGAGCTACCTGGACCGGGTGCTCACTGAAGCGCAGTGGTACCGGGAAAAAGTGGCCCGCGTACCGGTGACGCAGTTGCATCTCGGCGGCGGTACGCCAACCTACCTGAATGACGGTGACTTGACTCGGCTGGTTCAGGGGCTCGGCGACATATTCGATCTGAATCCCGGTGGCGATGTGGAATACAGTGTGGAGGCGGATCCCCGGGTGCTTGAGCCGGAAACACTGGATACCCTGCGTGGACTCGGCTTCAACCGGCTGAGCATGGGTATTCAGGACTTTAACCCGGAAGTACAGCGGGCGATCAACCGGATCTGTTCCCCGGAGCAGGTGCGCGGTCTCACTGAAGCCGCCCGCGAGCGGGGTTTTGGTTCCATTTCCTATGACCTGATTTACGGACTGCCCGGGCAGGATGTGGCAAGTCTGGAGCGCACCATCGACACCGTGGTTGAGCTCGCGCCGGACCGTATCGCGCTGTACCACTATGCGCACCTGCCGCACCGGTTCAAGGCCCAGCGCCTGATCAGTTCCGACCTGATTCCACCGCCGCAGGCAAAGATCGATATGCAGCTTGCAGCGACGCGTCGACTTACCGACGCGGGTTACCAGTTTCTGGGCATGGACCATTTCGCACGCCCGGATGACCCTCTGGCGCGCGCCACCAAAGACGGCCGTCTCGCGCGCAATTTTCAGGGCTATACCCTGATGCCCGCGGACGCGCTGGTTGGCCTTGGTGCCTCGGCGATCAGCTACAGCCGCGATGGCTACTGGCAGAACCATCACGGCCAGAAAGAATACGCGACCGCGATTGGCGAGCGCGGCGAGGCGATCTGCCGCGGCTGGCAGCTGGATACCGACGACCGGGTGCGCCAGTGGGTGATCATGGAATTGATGTGCCATCTGCGGCTCGACAAACGCGAAGTGGAACGCCGGCTGGGGAGCCCGTTTGAAGATTATTTTGCGCAGGATCTGGCACGCTTGCGCCCACTTGTGGCGGATGGGCTGGTGCTGGAGTCCCGTGAAGACCTGGTGGTCAGCGAGCGTGGCCGCTGGTTCCTGCGCAATATAGCCGCGGCGTTCGACCGCCACCTGCATGCCGGGGCGTCGGCTGCGCAGTACTCCCGAGTGCTTTAG
- the fnr gene encoding fumarate/nitrate reduction transcriptional regulator Fnr gives MSKPSPAVNCGNCSVRRLCLPVGLSEDDIQRLEQVTRKKKILKAGDSLFRAGDPFSSLYAIRSGSFKSAVIGADGDTQVTHFALPGELLGLDAYSSGAHPGYAEALEDSSVCVLPFTQLENLAQQVPALQKQMYTIFSEELKQDNDVLLLLGKRSAESRLAALLINISSRYAQRGYSASEFKLSMQRIDIANYLGLTAETVSRLMSRFQKQGLIRAQGRAVAILDLIALSELAGTHCSYEND, from the coding sequence ATGTCGAAACCCTCACCAGCGGTCAATTGCGGAAATTGCTCCGTCAGAAGGCTGTGCCTGCCCGTGGGGTTGAGTGAGGACGATATCCAGCGTCTCGAGCAGGTGACACGCAAGAAGAAGATTCTGAAAGCCGGCGACAGCCTGTTTCGTGCGGGCGACCCGTTTTCCAGCCTCTATGCGATTCGTTCCGGCAGCTTCAAATCTGCGGTGATCGGTGCCGATGGTGACACCCAGGTCACGCATTTTGCGTTGCCCGGTGAGCTGTTGGGACTGGATGCTTACAGTAGTGGCGCGCATCCCGGTTATGCGGAAGCACTGGAAGACAGCAGCGTTTGTGTCCTGCCATTTACCCAGCTGGAAAACCTGGCGCAGCAGGTGCCGGCGCTGCAGAAGCAGATGTACACGATTTTTTCCGAAGAGCTGAAACAGGATAACGACGTGCTGTTGCTACTGGGCAAGCGCTCTGCGGAAAGCCGCCTGGCGGCTCTGCTGATCAATATATCCAGCCGTTATGCCCAGCGCGGATACTCGGCCAGCGAATTCAAACTCTCGATGCAGCGCATTGATATCGCCAACTATCTGGGGCTGACTGCAGAGACCGTCAGCCGTCTGATGTCGCGTTTTCAAAAGCAGGGGCTTATCCGCGCACAGGGTCGGGCGGTCGCCATCCTGGACCTGATTGCCCTCAGCGAGCTGGCCGGCACCCACTGCAGTTACGAAAACGATTGA
- a CDS encoding hemerythrin domain-containing protein translates to MHGIYRQLCDDHKHMQRLLDVFEALLDELGRQDRDPATLSMILDALDYFSVYPDQWHHPVEDLVFGRLLDKPVDIRDVLGEITVEHKAIAAATRNMNQLFYAVANDAAVEREHLFATAREYIALQRAHMKKENEILLPLVAQHLTDTDWGEIADELMEKQSSHFHRGVKRLYEAIYQDLSETALAEAC, encoded by the coding sequence ATGCATGGTATCTATCGACAACTGTGCGATGACCACAAGCACATGCAGAGACTGCTGGATGTGTTTGAAGCGCTGTTAGATGAGCTTGGTCGTCAGGATAGGGATCCCGCTACCCTGAGCATGATTCTCGACGCCCTCGATTACTTTTCTGTGTACCCGGATCAGTGGCACCACCCGGTGGAAGATCTGGTATTCGGCCGGTTGCTGGACAAGCCTGTGGATATCCGTGATGTCCTCGGGGAAATCACCGTGGAACACAAGGCCATTGCCGCGGCCACGCGCAATATGAACCAGCTGTTTTATGCGGTTGCCAACGACGCGGCGGTGGAACGGGAGCACCTGTTCGCAACTGCGCGCGAGTACATTGCACTGCAGCGCGCGCACATGAAAAAAGAGAATGAGATATTACTGCCGCTGGTTGCGCAGCACCTGACGGATACCGACTGGGGAGAGATCGCCGACGAGCTCATGGAAAAGCAAAGCAGCCACTTTCACCGGGGCGTCAAGCGTCTTTACGAAGCCATTTATCAGGATCTTTCTGAAACGGCGCTGGCGGAAGCCTGCTAA
- a CDS encoding porin family protein: MMKKVLAAAVMLGCSISAQASEGGYFGTTAGLMKTSISGDSPFNAGLRAGYAWNSGFAVEGEYTTSLVDGEARYNGSWGDFRWDYSISTLGVYAAYRSQGDIYFKGRLGVLNESVDFEGEKESDSGLSAGLGIGFSFSENVNLEAEYTLVEEDVDFWSGTLVFRF, encoded by the coding sequence ATGATGAAAAAAGTTTTGGCGGCAGCGGTGATGCTGGGTTGTTCGATTTCTGCACAGGCGAGCGAGGGGGGCTACTTCGGTACCACCGCAGGCCTGATGAAGACGTCGATCAGCGGCGACAGCCCGTTCAATGCCGGTTTGCGCGCCGGGTATGCCTGGAACTCCGGGTTTGCAGTGGAGGGCGAGTACACTACGTCCCTGGTTGATGGTGAAGCGCGCTACAATGGCAGCTGGGGCGATTTCAGATGGGATTACTCCATTTCCACCCTCGGTGTGTATGCGGCTTACCGCAGCCAGGGGGATATCTACTTCAAGGGGCGCCTGGGGGTGCTGAACGAGAGCGTCGATTTTGAAGGCGAGAAAGAGAGTGATTCCGGCCTGTCCGCGGGTCTGGGTATCGGCTTTTCCTTCTCCGAGAACGTAAATCTGGAAGCCGAGTACACCCTGGTGGAAGAAGATGTGGACTTCTGGTCCGGTACCCTGGTGTTTCGCTTCTAA